One region of Chaetodon auriga isolate fChaAug3 chromosome 5, fChaAug3.hap1, whole genome shotgun sequence genomic DNA includes:
- the ppil3 gene encoding peptidyl-prolyl cis-trans isomerase-like 3, whose translation MAVTLHTDLGDIKIELFCERTPKTCENFLALCASGFYNSSIFHRNIKGFMVQTGDPTGTGKGGTSIWGRKFEDEFSEHLKHNVRGVVSMANNGPNTNGSQFFFTYAKQPHLDMKYTVFGKIIDGLETLDELEKLPVNEKTFRPLTETRIKDVTIHANPFAG comes from the exons ATG GCTGTTACCCTTCACACAGATCTAGGAGACATTAAAATTGAATTGTTTTGTGAGCGCACACCGAAAACATGTGAG AACTTTCTGGCTTTGTGTGCCAGTGGGTTCTACAACAGCTCCATCTTCCACCGAAATATTAAAGGTTTCATGGTTCAGACTGGTGATCCCACAG GCACGGGGAAAGGAGGAACAAGTATATGGGGCCGCAAATTTGAGGATGAGTTCAGCGAACACCTAAAA CATAATGTAAGAGGAGTTGTCTCGATGGCAAACAATGGCCCCAACACAAATGGCTCCCAGTTTTTCTTCACATATGCCAAACAGCCCCATCTGGACATGAAGTACACGGTGTTTGGAAA GATTATTGATGGCTTGGAAACGCTGGATGAACTGGAGAAACTGCCTGTCAATGAGAAGACGTTCAGACCACTGACTGAAACCCGGATAAAGGATGTGACCATTCATGCCAACCCTTTTGCTGGATAG